From Coccinella septempunctata chromosome 4, icCocSept1.1, whole genome shotgun sequence, a single genomic window includes:
- the LOC123312262 gene encoding pancreas transcription factor 1 subunit alpha, translating to MFNIDDLDRQFFFDSSHFLHNNISSSGSTTGSSNSSDLFLYDENSSDSALSTCSFNSDQENSSGSNKDETTYRHRRRNKCPQQQIQQRQAANLRERKRMQSINDAFEGLRSHIPTLPYEKRLSKVDTLKLAIGYINFLSELVRTDRNANTECFNGHNRNLQKDEPRKVILRGAGNSYTIHSLSWSRAKEPGANGVMHAKVWVPEDPRAIKEGNSTSFEISNN from the exons ATGTTCAATATAGACGATCTTGACAGACAGTTTTTCTTTGATTCTAGTCATTTCCTTCACAATAATATCAGCAGCAGTGGAAGCACTACCGGTTCTTCGAATAGTAGTGATTTGTTTCTGTACGATGAGAACAGTAGTGATTCTGCATTATCGACATGTTCATTCAATAGCGACCAAGAGAACAGTTCTGGCTCTAACAAAGA tgaaacgACATACCGGCACAGAAGAAGAAACAAATGCCCCCAACAGCAGATTCAACAGAGACAGGCGGCGAATCTAAGGGAAAGAAAAAGGATGCAATCTATAAACGACGCCTTCGAAGGATTGAGATCACATATTCCAACACTACCTTATGAAAAAAGACTTTCAAAAGTTGACACTTTAAAGCTCGCTATCggttatataaattttcttagtGAATTAGTGAGGACTGATCGTAACGCGAATACAGAGTGCTTCAACGGACATAACAGGAATTTACAGAAGGATGAACCTAGGAAAGTTATTTTGAGAG GTGCTGGAAATTCCTACACAATACATTCGTTATCATGGTCGAGAGCCAAAGAACCAGGTGCAAATGGAGTGATGCATGCAAAGGTTTGGGTTCCTGAAGATCCACGAGCTATCAAGGAAGGCAATAGCACATCATTCGAGATATCAAATAACTGA